Proteins from a genomic interval of Micromonospora sp. NBC_00389:
- a CDS encoding class I SAM-dependent methyltransferase: MADTAWEWDETLYAGSASHYSVGRMPYPPSLAEAVGKELGLDGTGRLLDVGCGPGSVTLLFAPLVEAAVGVDADQGMINEARRRASEVGVTNVEWRHLRAEALPADLGTFRVATFAQSFHWMDRPLVTRRVRDMLAPGGAWVHVGTNTHQGVTGDDLLPYPRPPWQQIDDLVASYLGPVRRAGQGWLPSGTPGGEEEIMRQAGFTGPTRITVDQGMVVERGVDEIASAVFSLSSSAPHLFADRLPAFEADLRRLLSEAARDGRFSERRRGIDVVIWRP; encoded by the coding sequence GTGGCTGACACGGCGTGGGAGTGGGACGAGACGTTGTACGCGGGCAGCGCCAGCCATTACAGCGTCGGGCGCATGCCCTACCCGCCCAGCCTCGCCGAGGCTGTCGGCAAGGAACTCGGACTCGACGGCACCGGCCGACTCCTGGATGTCGGCTGCGGACCCGGATCGGTGACGCTCCTGTTCGCGCCCCTGGTCGAGGCAGCAGTGGGAGTCGACGCCGACCAGGGCATGATCAACGAGGCGCGGCGCAGGGCCAGCGAGGTCGGGGTCACCAACGTCGAGTGGCGGCACCTACGCGCCGAGGCTCTGCCGGCCGACCTGGGCACGTTCCGGGTGGCCACGTTCGCCCAGTCGTTCCACTGGATGGATCGGCCCCTCGTGACCCGTCGCGTCCGCGACATGCTCGCGCCGGGCGGGGCCTGGGTCCACGTCGGCACCAACACGCACCAGGGCGTGACCGGGGACGACCTGCTGCCGTACCCCCGGCCTCCGTGGCAGCAGATCGACGACCTGGTCGCCAGCTACCTGGGACCGGTCCGCCGGGCCGGACAGGGGTGGCTGCCCTCCGGCACCCCCGGCGGGGAGGAGGAGATCATGCGGCAGGCCGGCTTCACCGGCCCAACCCGCATCACGGTCGACCAGGGGATGGTCGTGGAACGCGGTGTCGACGAGATCGCCTCCGCGGTGTTCTCGCTGTCCAGCTCGGCACCACACCTGTTCGCCGATCGACTCCCCGCTTTCGAGGCGGACCTGCGTCGCCTCCTGTCCGAAGCGGCGCGAGATGGTCGCTTTTCCGAGCGCAGACGAGGCATCGACGTCGTGATCTGGCGTCCCTGA